In Candidatus Hydrogenedens sp., a single genomic region encodes these proteins:
- a CDS encoding PASTA domain-containing protein has translation QAMINDMYAHVPMFDDPKAPKILKDATTQVEVPNLQGMSQPDASNALSTAGLTVGNITQQCSNSVSAGNVISQNPSAGTQVTPGTAVNLVVSSGPCSTTEGMKEGEGSKEGEGTKEGEGTTEGTKEGEKTQPQEPKRKFIVSCGAGNGSGGSYMADMMLLGLVSGLLLVRAGKKARINI, from the coding sequence CTCAGGCAATGATAAATGATATGTATGCCCATGTTCCAATGTTTGACGACCCGAAGGCTCCGAAGATATTAAAGGATGCGACAACACAAGTAGAAGTTCCGAATTTACAAGGGATGAGTCAACCTGACGCGTCAAATGCATTGAGTACAGCTGGGTTAACGGTGGGTAATATAACACAACAGTGTAGTAATAGCGTATCCGCCGGTAATGTTATCAGTCAGAATCCGTCTGCAGGGACGCAGGTAACTCCGGGCACAGCGGTGAACCTTGTAGTTTCCTCAGGACCGTGTTCAACGACAGAAGGAATGAAAGAAGGAGAAGGCAGTAAAGAAGGAGAAGGGACAAAAGAAGGTGAAGGGACCACTGAAGGAACTAAAGAAGGAGAGAAAACACAACCGCAAGAACCGAAACGTAAGTTCATCGTATCCTGCGGTGCTGGAAATGGTTCAGGTGGTTCATATATGGCAGATATGATGTTGTTAGGTCTTGTATCTGGTCTGTTACTTGTTCGTGCTGGCAAAAAGGCACGTATTAACATTTAG